Proteins co-encoded in one Streptomyces sp. NBC_01283 genomic window:
- a CDS encoding diiron oxygenase produces MAVREIEPVVLDLDRLENLAETGYYNPYTMFDWPESIEPDLPWMSEGLTTLAGTPMWDELTREQQIALTRYEAINFFSLNIHGIRELMSEVVMRIHERTYADVSEFLHHFIGEENEHMWFFAQFCLRYGGKLYPAQPTLKADSVEHLSSVARELIVFARILIFEELVDYFNASMATDQSLPHIAREINRVHHQDESRHVAFGRMIFTHLLGQVAKRDPDEVPLVAEYLENYLQYSIGTLYNPAAYRDAGIPDALALRRKALEHPARVEAHDQVLKRTRKFLTKAGVGREVIA; encoded by the coding sequence ATGGCGGTACGTGAGATAGAACCGGTCGTACTGGACCTGGATCGTTTGGAGAATCTCGCCGAAACCGGCTACTACAACCCGTACACGATGTTCGACTGGCCTGAATCCATCGAGCCGGATCTGCCGTGGATGTCCGAGGGGCTGACCACGCTCGCCGGTACCCCGATGTGGGACGAACTCACCAGGGAACAGCAGATCGCCCTCACCCGGTACGAGGCGATCAATTTCTTCAGCCTCAATATTCACGGTATCCGTGAACTGATGAGTGAAGTCGTGATGCGTATCCACGAGCGAACGTACGCGGACGTCTCGGAGTTCTTGCACCACTTCATCGGTGAAGAGAACGAGCACATGTGGTTCTTCGCGCAGTTCTGCCTGCGCTACGGCGGAAAGCTCTACCCGGCCCAGCCGACGCTGAAGGCCGACTCGGTGGAGCACCTCTCATCGGTGGCCCGTGAGCTGATCGTGTTCGCGCGGATCCTGATATTCGAGGAGCTCGTCGACTACTTCAACGCGAGCATGGCCACGGATCAGTCGCTGCCGCACATCGCCCGCGAGATCAACCGGGTGCATCACCAGGACGAGAGCCGGCACGTCGCGTTCGGCCGGATGATCTTCACCCATCTCCTCGGCCAGGTGGCCAAGCGGGACCCGGACGAGGTGCCGTTGGTCGCCGAGTACCTCGAGAACTACCTGCAGTACAGCATCGGCACCCTCTACAACCCGGCCGCCTACCGCGACGCGGGCATCCCGGACGCGCTGGCCCTGCGGCGCAAGGCCCTGGAGCACCCCGCCCGGGTGGAGGCACACGACCAGGTACTCAAGCGCACCAGGAAGTTCCTCACCAAGGCCGGCGTGGGACGGGAAGTGATCGCGTGA
- a CDS encoding phosphopantetheine-binding protein, with protein sequence MSEPMQAIRAFIQGRNSKIGPLTEDLDLIDSRAIDSLAFVEFIFLLEELTGEPIDPEDLNLDDFRTLKALETRFFMKEAAC encoded by the coding sequence ATGTCGGAACCGATGCAGGCCATCCGCGCATTCATCCAGGGCCGCAACTCCAAGATCGGGCCGCTCACCGAAGACCTGGACCTGATCGACAGCCGCGCCATCGACTCGCTCGCGTTCGTCGAGTTCATCTTCCTGCTCGAAGAGCTGACCGGTGAACCGATCGACCCGGAGGACCTGAACCTCGACGACTTCCGCACCCTCAAGGCACTCGAAACCCGATTCTTCATGAAGGAAGCGGCATGCTGA
- a CDS encoding NAD(P)H-dependent flavin oxidoreductase has protein sequence MRATAAGVLGLEVSLLQSGMGGVAGTELACAVSNAGAAGCVGGYKLAGGALSAMLDRLVTGTDRPVGVNLIPEVVGPAELDRQVAQVLEETPQRVHLSFFGMPDDAVLDRVAAAGRQTVVQIGTADDGMHAAARGAVVVVQGTEAGGHLLGTSRRDDLVGTLRALVPDACLVASGGIGSPEEAERALAAGADGVLLGTAFVVAHESRAHARFKSAVTGADEADTVITDVYEIGWPGRRHRVLATSVTADPEQPTKFIGKTVVEGKPYLVPRFSSAVPTEATSGRIEEMALYCGQSCGAISGEVPAAGVVATFAQVLSGAAFVKTKERAESHVG, from the coding sequence ATGCGTGCCACCGCGGCCGGGGTGCTCGGCCTGGAGGTGAGCCTGCTGCAGTCGGGCATGGGCGGCGTCGCAGGCACGGAACTGGCCTGCGCGGTGTCCAACGCCGGGGCGGCCGGCTGCGTGGGCGGCTACAAACTGGCCGGCGGCGCGCTGTCGGCCATGCTCGACCGGTTGGTCACGGGCACCGACCGGCCGGTCGGCGTGAACCTGATCCCGGAGGTGGTCGGGCCGGCCGAGCTCGACCGGCAGGTGGCGCAGGTGCTCGAGGAGACACCGCAGCGCGTACACCTGTCCTTCTTCGGAATGCCCGACGACGCGGTCCTGGACCGGGTCGCCGCGGCGGGGCGGCAGACGGTGGTCCAGATCGGGACCGCCGACGACGGAATGCACGCGGCCGCCCGGGGCGCGGTGGTGGTGGTCCAGGGAACCGAGGCGGGCGGTCACCTCCTTGGCACGTCGCGACGCGACGACCTGGTGGGCACGCTGCGCGCACTGGTGCCCGACGCCTGCCTGGTCGCCTCGGGCGGGATCGGCTCGCCCGAGGAGGCCGAACGGGCCCTGGCCGCCGGCGCCGACGGGGTGCTGCTCGGCACCGCCTTCGTCGTCGCCCACGAATCGCGGGCCCACGCCCGGTTCAAGTCGGCGGTGACCGGTGCCGACGAGGCCGACACCGTGATCACCGATGTGTACGAGATCGGATGGCCGGGCCGACGGCACCGCGTGCTCGCCACGAGCGTCACCGCCGATCCGGAGCAGCCCACGAAGTTCATCGGCAAAACGGTGGTCGAGGGCAAGCCGTACCTGGTGCCGCGCTTCAGCTCGGCGGTGCCCACAGAGGCGACCAGCGGTCGTATCGAAGAGATGGCGCTGTACTGCGGCCAATCCTGCGGCGCGATCTCCGGCGAAGTCCCGGCGGCCGGTGTCGTCGCCACATTCGCACAGGTCCTTTCGGGGGCCGCATTCGTCAAGACCAAAGAGAGGGCGGAAAGTCATGTCGGCTGA
- a CDS encoding alpha/beta fold hydrolase has protein sequence MSADAAQGDYYHDLSYREDTAPIPTREGVELYCESTGEGIAITTLNNFFFTAPFWRDYTDELAKHHRVVSYDLCNHGHSTRMPEEPTWEEHAADLVGLLDALEIDSTYLLASSASTQLARDVALAYPDRVRGLVLAGPVIGPQMRRHRMLQRAWLRTLNSHDIPVLFAHMYPEFVSTEMIEEYGVPGFLGLRESFLAMSTPEELNNGLTLAQQGDASSELLTRIQAPTLIALGDDDILLGPTAGHELAAMFPNGRCAIMPKAGHVPFLDDPVGFQELVRKFIGEAEAHV, from the coding sequence ATGTCGGCTGACGCAGCGCAGGGCGACTACTACCACGACCTGAGTTACCGCGAGGACACAGCACCGATACCCACCAGGGAGGGCGTGGAACTCTACTGCGAGTCCACAGGTGAGGGCATTGCCATCACGACGCTCAACAACTTCTTCTTCACCGCTCCGTTCTGGCGGGACTACACCGACGAACTCGCCAAGCACCACCGCGTGGTGAGCTACGACCTCTGCAACCACGGCCACTCCACACGGATGCCGGAGGAACCGACCTGGGAGGAGCACGCGGCCGACCTGGTCGGGCTGCTCGACGCGCTGGAGATCGACTCGACGTATCTGCTCGCCTCGTCGGCCTCCACCCAGCTCGCCCGTGACGTGGCCCTGGCCTACCCGGACCGGGTCCGGGGCCTCGTGCTCGCCGGACCCGTCATCGGCCCGCAGATGCGGCGCCACCGGATGCTCCAGCGGGCCTGGCTGCGGACGCTGAACAGCCACGACATCCCCGTGCTGTTCGCCCACATGTACCCCGAGTTCGTCAGCACGGAGATGATCGAGGAGTACGGCGTTCCGGGCTTCCTCGGCCTGCGGGAGAGTTTCCTGGCCATGTCGACGCCCGAGGAGCTCAACAACGGCCTGACGCTCGCTCAGCAGGGCGACGCCAGTTCCGAGTTGCTGACCCGCATTCAGGCGCCCACGCTGATCGCCCTCGGCGACGACGACATCCTGCTGGGCCCGACGGCGGGCCACGAGCTGGCCGCCATGTTCCCCAACGGCCGCTGCGCGATCATGCCGAAGGCCGGCCATGTGCCCTTCCTCGACGACCCGGTGGGCTTCCAGGAGCTCGTCCGGAAGTTCATCGGCGAAGCGGAAGCGCATGTCTGA
- a CDS encoding 4'-phosphopantetheinyl transferase superfamily protein, producing METSPVPAPHGPAEQFVAGRRAAAAALAAAGSLQRTVPRARDGRPLFPRGFAGSISHTDRLAIAAVVPGAEAVGVDIESAVITPRMAAFLLREQERRLLLAPIGPYTARDLFAAKEAAFKAMNGIDTLEEFLFWQIDLKQSDGALIATYRGESVPLWTRAEADLSFAVAIRR from the coding sequence ATGGAGACGTCTCCGGTGCCGGCGCCCCACGGACCGGCCGAGCAGTTCGTGGCCGGACGTCGTGCGGCCGCCGCGGCACTGGCCGCAGCCGGATCGCTCCAGCGGACGGTGCCACGGGCCCGAGACGGCAGACCACTCTTCCCCCGGGGGTTCGCCGGTTCGATCTCCCACACCGACCGGCTCGCGATCGCCGCGGTGGTCCCCGGTGCCGAGGCCGTCGGCGTCGACATCGAGTCCGCGGTCATCACCCCGCGCATGGCCGCGTTCCTCCTGCGGGAACAGGAGCGGCGTCTGCTGCTCGCCCCGATCGGGCCCTACACCGCGCGCGACCTGTTCGCCGCCAAGGAGGCCGCCTTCAAGGCGATGAACGGCATCGACACGCTGGAGGAGTTCCTGTTCTGGCAGATCGACCTCAAGCAGTCCGACGGCGCGTTGATCGCGACGTACCGCGGCGAATCGGTGCCCCTGTGGACGCGCGCGGAGGCGGATCTCTCGTTCGCCGTGGCGATACGGCGCTGA
- a CDS encoding APC family permease, with amino-acid sequence MTSTPLPEGGARFQRTLTTPKIVFIIIAAAAPLAAMVFTVPLAFAIGTGPGVPAMFLFAGLTLLCFSAGYAAIARRISHMGGFYTHIAHGLGRRAAAGSGLLAVLAYNAATVGVLGAFAYFTQSVAAAHGLDLPWQLWAGLGLLLVAMLGHREANLSARLLSICMVCEIAILVALDIAVLVRHGGAALPSASFVPHEVFAPGLGVSVMFGFASFLGFESAALYGEEAKAPHRSVPRATVIAVLTVASFYALTSWVAVGALGPERVAAQAQGHLGDLFFLLSDSYLGHPATVTMQVLLCTSLFAAWLALHNAANRYMYALSRDGLLPSALHSTHAGHGSVHRASLVQSLISAVVVALFALAGLDPYVNMSTSMLGLGTLGIILLQAVASVAVIGYFRNRREGRWATVIAPALGALGLITAAVLVVSNFDVLTGTTEPAVTALPWLLLVAGGLGVAHASWLRRAHPDRYARLGGAAEPAAPPTAVPAPTAPAPTAPAPTAPAGDPSGSLSQAAP; translated from the coding sequence ATGACCAGCACACCTCTGCCCGAGGGGGGCGCACGCTTTCAGCGCACGCTGACCACTCCGAAGATCGTGTTCATCATCATCGCCGCGGCCGCCCCCCTGGCCGCGATGGTGTTCACCGTCCCGCTCGCCTTCGCCATCGGCACCGGCCCCGGTGTGCCGGCCATGTTCCTCTTCGCGGGCCTGACCCTGCTGTGCTTCTCCGCCGGATATGCCGCCATCGCACGGCGGATCAGCCACATGGGCGGCTTCTACACCCATATCGCGCACGGCCTCGGCCGCCGGGCGGCGGCCGGGTCGGGACTGCTCGCGGTCCTCGCCTACAACGCCGCCACGGTCGGGGTGCTCGGCGCCTTCGCCTACTTCACCCAGAGCGTGGCCGCGGCGCACGGCCTCGACCTGCCCTGGCAGCTGTGGGCGGGACTCGGCTTGCTCCTGGTCGCCATGCTCGGCCACCGCGAGGCCAACCTCAGCGCCCGGCTGCTGTCCATCTGCATGGTGTGCGAGATCGCCATCCTGGTCGCACTGGACATCGCCGTCCTGGTCCGTCACGGCGGCGCGGCTCTGCCTTCCGCCTCCTTCGTCCCGCACGAGGTGTTCGCCCCCGGGCTCGGGGTCTCCGTGATGTTCGGCTTCGCTTCGTTCCTCGGCTTCGAATCGGCCGCCCTGTACGGCGAGGAGGCCAAGGCGCCGCACCGCAGCGTGCCCCGCGCCACCGTCATCGCCGTGCTGACGGTCGCCTCGTTCTACGCCCTGACCAGCTGGGTCGCAGTCGGCGCTCTGGGACCCGAGCGGGTGGCCGCCCAGGCCCAGGGACACCTCGGCGACCTGTTCTTCCTGCTCAGCGACAGCTACCTGGGCCATCCGGCCACCGTCACCATGCAGGTCCTGCTGTGCACCAGCCTGTTCGCCGCCTGGCTGGCGCTGCACAACGCCGCCAACCGGTACATGTACGCCCTCAGCCGCGACGGGCTGCTGCCCTCCGCCCTCCACTCCACGCACGCGGGGCACGGCTCCGTGCACCGGGCCAGTCTGGTCCAGTCCCTCATCAGTGCCGTGGTGGTCGCCTTGTTCGCGCTCGCGGGTCTCGACCCGTACGTGAACATGTCGACCAGCATGCTGGGCCTTGGCACCCTCGGCATCATCCTGCTGCAGGCCGTGGCCTCGGTGGCCGTGATCGGCTACTTCCGCAATCGGCGTGAGGGACGCTGGGCGACGGTCATCGCGCCCGCCCTGGGGGCCCTGGGGCTGATCACCGCAGCGGTTCTGGTGGTGTCGAACTTCGACGTGCTGACCGGCACCACCGAACCCGCCGTCACCGCCCTGCCGTGGCTCCTGCTGGTGGCCGGCGGCCTCGGCGTCGCCCATGCCTCCTGGCTGCGCCGGGCCCACCCGGACCGGTACGCACGCCTGGGCGGCGCAGCCGAGCCGGCGGCGCCCCCCACCGCCGTCCCGGCCCCCACCGCCCCGGCCCCCACCGCCCCGGCCCCCACCGCCCCGGCCGGGGACCCTTCCGGCAGCCTCTCCCAAGCCGCGCCGTGA
- a CDS encoding pyridoxal-dependent decarboxylase: MPRETETHADIPFGPEDTPWQKTFSGLRVVGGRPYGTPPSSDPRTAYIGVPEVPHHKVQLPPTGLDPEQYTEAEELFRRHIDTQTRNFAGYQVTSALDYEARLGHYLNRHLNNVGDPYQSSSYTLNSKVLERAVLDYFASLWHAKWPHDPQDPESYWGYVLTMGSSEGNLYGLWNARDYLSGKPLRTHPGRPDRAAFEQARRGEGPHAYHPVAFFSEDTHYSLTKAVRALDIDTFHALGSTRYPDENPLAPGTPWPREVPSTEHGAIDIEQLALLVRFFASRGYPILVSLNYGSTFKGAYDDVETVADTVRAICAEYGLDNRSVPRDRDRGTDSDGDQRSGFWLHVDGALGAGYAPYLEMARDAGMVEQAPPAFDFRIPDVHSLTMSGHKWMGTPWACGVFMTRTGLQMAPPRSSEYIGAADTTFAGSRNGFSSLLMWDYLARHSYDDQARLAAECDGLAAYTHEQLLLLQQQLGHDLWVARSPQSLTVRFRQPHADIVRRYSLSSETVHVQGAARAYVHLYAMRHLTRQRVDELIGELRQPGAFPLAPPADSTAGQRLPQ, translated from the coding sequence ATGCCTCGTGAAACCGAGACGCATGCAGACATCCCCTTCGGTCCCGAAGACACGCCGTGGCAAAAGACCTTCAGCGGCCTGCGGGTCGTCGGCGGCCGCCCCTACGGCACGCCCCCGTCCTCCGACCCCCGTACGGCCTACATCGGCGTTCCCGAAGTGCCGCACCACAAGGTGCAGTTGCCGCCCACCGGACTGGACCCGGAGCAGTACACCGAAGCCGAGGAGCTGTTCCGCCGCCACATAGACACCCAGACGCGCAACTTCGCCGGCTACCAGGTCACCAGCGCCCTCGACTACGAAGCACGCCTGGGGCACTACCTCAACCGGCACCTGAACAACGTCGGAGACCCCTACCAGTCCAGCTCGTACACGCTCAACTCCAAGGTCCTGGAGCGGGCCGTACTCGACTACTTCGCCTCACTGTGGCACGCGAAGTGGCCGCACGATCCACAGGACCCCGAGTCGTACTGGGGCTACGTCCTGACCATGGGCTCCAGCGAAGGGAACCTGTACGGCCTGTGGAACGCACGGGACTACCTGTCGGGCAAGCCCCTGCGCACGCACCCCGGCCGGCCCGACCGGGCGGCCTTCGAGCAGGCACGGCGCGGCGAAGGCCCGCATGCCTACCATCCGGTGGCGTTCTTCTCCGAAGACACCCACTACTCGCTGACCAAAGCCGTACGCGCGCTGGACATCGACACCTTCCACGCCCTGGGCTCCACGCGCTACCCCGACGAGAACCCCCTCGCACCAGGAACCCCCTGGCCGCGGGAGGTGCCCTCCACCGAGCACGGCGCCATCGACATCGAGCAGCTCGCCCTCCTGGTGCGGTTCTTCGCCAGCCGTGGCTACCCGATCCTGGTCAGCCTCAACTACGGGTCCACCTTCAAGGGCGCGTACGACGACGTCGAGACGGTGGCCGACACGGTGCGCGCCATCTGCGCCGAATACGGGCTGGACAACCGCAGCGTCCCCCGCGACCGCGACCGCGGCACGGACAGCGACGGTGACCAGCGGTCGGGGTTCTGGCTGCACGTCGACGGGGCACTGGGGGCCGGCTACGCGCCCTACCTGGAGATGGCCCGGGACGCCGGCATGGTGGAGCAGGCACCGCCGGCTTTCGACTTCAGGATCCCCGACGTGCACTCACTGACCATGAGCGGCCACAAATGGATGGGGACACCGTGGGCGTGCGGAGTGTTCATGACCCGCACCGGACTGCAGATGGCCCCGCCGAGGTCATCGGAGTACATCGGCGCGGCCGACACCACCTTCGCGGGCTCCCGCAACGGCTTCTCCTCGCTGCTGATGTGGGACTATCTGGCCCGTCACTCCTACGACGACCAGGCCCGGCTGGCGGCCGAGTGCGACGGCCTCGCCGCCTACACGCATGAGCAACTACTGCTGCTGCAACAGCAGTTGGGCCACGACCTATGGGTGGCCCGCAGCCCGCAGTCGCTGACGGTGCGGTTTCGCCAGCCGCACGCGGACATCGTCCGCCGCTACTCCCTTTCCAGCGAAACCGTGCACGTCCAGGGCGCCGCACGCGCCTACGTCCACCTGTACGCGATGCGCCACCTCACCAGGCAACGCGTCGACGAGCTCATCGGCGAGCTGCGCCAGCCGGGCGCCTTCCCCCTGGCCCCGCCCGCGGACAGCACCGCCGGCCAACGACTGCCGCAATGA
- a CDS encoding chlorinating enzyme, with the protein MSAQQHDFRLTADEVAQFHRNGYAGPFTLYAPEEIEREWAQTRQDLTDRSGAVYREESDGPGTANLSNYDRHLDNAFLADHITQPHIVDRVASVLGPDVLCWRSDFFPKYPGNEGTDWHQAATFANACGRPQVQWPQGSEPGGSLTVWCAFSDATADMGGLQFIPGTHRTMYYDETKPMRYDPDRNISVLKHGVRRGFFGYDYRELQIDPAWQPDESRAVSVDMRAGQFVIFSSRLLHASHPHSGRTRRMRMGFSARYVPTSVRVYPGASEVEEYGGRASLERYGTVLVSGEDRFGHNRIAASTTTGRAFRRRGVPVS; encoded by the coding sequence ATGTCCGCTCAACAGCACGACTTCCGGCTCACCGCCGACGAGGTGGCGCAGTTCCACCGCAACGGATACGCGGGCCCCTTCACCCTCTACGCACCCGAGGAGATCGAGCGGGAGTGGGCCCAAACCCGCCAGGACCTCACCGACCGCAGCGGCGCGGTGTACCGGGAGGAATCCGATGGCCCGGGGACGGCGAACCTGTCCAACTACGACCGGCACCTCGACAACGCCTTCCTCGCCGACCACATCACCCAGCCGCACATCGTGGACCGGGTCGCCTCCGTGCTCGGCCCGGACGTGCTGTGCTGGCGCTCGGACTTCTTCCCCAAGTACCCGGGGAACGAGGGCACGGACTGGCACCAGGCCGCCACCTTCGCCAACGCCTGCGGCCGGCCCCAGGTCCAGTGGCCGCAGGGATCCGAGCCGGGCGGCTCGCTCACCGTGTGGTGCGCGTTCAGCGACGCCACCGCCGACATGGGCGGCCTGCAGTTCATCCCCGGCACGCACCGCACCATGTACTACGACGAGACCAAGCCGATGCGCTACGACCCCGACCGGAACATCTCCGTGCTCAAGCACGGGGTCCGGCGCGGCTTCTTCGGCTACGACTACCGCGAACTCCAGATCGACCCGGCCTGGCAGCCGGACGAGTCCAGGGCCGTGTCCGTGGACATGCGGGCCGGGCAGTTCGTCATCTTCTCGTCGCGTCTCCTGCACGCCTCCCACCCGCACAGCGGCCGGACCAGGCGGATGCGCATGGGCTTCTCGGCGCGCTATGTCCCCACGTCCGTACGGGTCTACCCCGGCGCCTCGGAGGTCGAGGAGTACGGCGGACGGGCGAGCCTCGAACGGTATGGGACGGTCCTGGTCAGCGGCGAGGACCGCTTCGGCCACAACCGCATCGCCGCGAGCACCACCACCGGCCGTGCCTTCCGCCGCCGTGGCGTGCCCGTCAGCTGA